From Triticum urartu cultivar G1812 chromosome 2, Tu2.1, whole genome shotgun sequence, a single genomic window includes:
- the LOC125534653 gene encoding probable LRR receptor-like serine/threonine-protein kinase At3g47570 yields MCDRKHISHAGTLGSSQSLSLILVLSSLLTCSLVGSTALHDHGDATTEFQALRCLKLHLSTSSAALPASWKGDNSLQQFCTWSGVTCSKSRVVALDLESLHLDGQIPPCIANLALLTRIHLPDNQLWGPIPAELGQLNRLQYLNLSLNNISGMIPSNLSACSQLRVIDLGSNFINGEIPPNLSQCLNMQQLNLDDNKLTGGIPEGFGALRNLSVLSLAGNTLTGNIPLSLGNSSSLRSVYLTNNSLTGPIPSLLANSSSLQLLVLTNNQLGGEIPPALFNSTSLEVLSLGKNNFTGFIPAVFPNIAGSPLQYLILASNNLFGAIPSTLGNFSSLCWLMLARNNFQDSIPMSIGKLPNLQVLDLSYNNLSGSVPVSTYNISTLTYLGVGANILAGEIPTNIGYTLPAIQTLVMGVNKFHGRIPTSLANTTNLQHIYLGNNLFHGVVPSLGTLPNLVYLDLGVNRLEAGDWSFLTSLTNCTQLVELFLDANILQGDLPSSIAGLSKSLEVLLLTANKISGTIPQEIEQLTNIKRLYMEKNLLSGSIPRSLGNLHNLFALSLSQNKFSGQIPLSIGSLSQLSELYLQENNLSGPIPGALGDCKKLDILNLSCNSFDSSLPKELFTLSNLAEGLDLSHNKLSGEIPLEVGSLVNLGPLNISNNQLSGQIPSTLGECVHLESLHMERNNFHGKIPQTFINLRGIIVMDLSQNNLSGDIPDFFESFSSMKFLNLSFNNLEGPVPPGGMFENESEVFIQGNKKLCANTPLLDLPICNEVISKQKMYTSKILKVLAITALSLVLLSCFGVIICNKRKKAKQAAHPSVKELKKFTYVDLVKATNGFSLANLVGSGTYGSVYEGIIEYEERVAIKVFKLDQLGATKSFHAECEALRNTRHRNLVRVITVCSTSDPTGNEFKALILEFMVNGDLESWLHPTLLHEHHPERPLCLGSRIAIAVDIAAALNYLHNQCMPPMVHCDLKPSNVLLNDVMGACVGDFGLAKFLHGYYSSSGIDGSTSTSLVGPRGSVGYIAPEYGYGSKISTEGDVYSYGVIILEMLTGKCPTNEMFKDGLSLYKFVEDSFPEKISEILDPRIIIPYYGNRDEEEAGSSSGQENHQIAAGIMGCITALAKLGLLCAAETPKDRPAMQDVYADAITIKEAFSALQR; encoded by the exons ATGTGTGATAGGAAGCATATATCTCATGCGGGAACACTCGGTTCCTCGCAGTCACTATCTCTAATCCTTGTCCTATCCTCTCTTCTGACATGTTCATTAGTAGGTTCCACAGCTCTACACGACCATGGTGATGCTACCACCGAATTTCAAGCCCTTCGTTGCCTTAAACTGCATCTCAGCACTTCTTCTGCTGCACTCCCAGCCTCGTGGAAAGGTGATAATTCCCTACAACAGTTCTGCACTTGGTCCGGTGTTACATGCAGCAAGTCTCGTGTTGTTGCACTGGACCTCGAGTCGCTCCACCTTGATGGACAAATACCTCCTTGCATTGCAAATCTCGCTCTCCTCACAAGAATCCACCTCCCAGACAATCAGCTTTGGGGCCCAATCCCGGCTGAACTTGGTCAGCTGAATAGGTTGCAGTATCTTAACCTTAGCTTAAACAATATTAGTGGCATGATCCCAAGCAATTTGTCCGCATGTTCTCAGCTTCGAGTAATTGATCTTGGGAGTAACTTCATAAACGGTGAGATCCCACCAAACCTAAGCCAATGTCTAAATATGCAGCAGCTGAACTTGGATGACAACAAGCTCACTGGAGGCATTCCAGAAGGGTTCGGGGCACTCCGCAACCTTTCAGTTTTGAGTCTTGCTGGAAATACTCTCACAGGCAATATTCCTCTTTCACTTGGAAATAGTTCTTCTCTTCGCTCTGTTTATCTCACCAACAATAGCCTCACAGGACCTATCCCGTCTCTCCTAGCTAACAGTTCTTCACTCCAGCTTTTGGTCTTAACTAACAATCAGCTTGGTGGAGAGATTCCACCTGCACTATTTAATAGCACATCACTCGAAGTCTTGTCCCTTGGAAAGAACAACTTTACTGGGTTCATACCAGCTGTTTTCCCGAATATTGCTGGCTCACCATTGCAGTATCTTATCTTGGCATCAAATAACCTTTTTGGCGCAATACCTTCTACTCTAGGGAATTTTTCTTCACTTTGCTGGCTCATGCTTGCAAGAAATAATTTTCAAGATAGCATCCCAATGAGTATTGGTAAGCTTCCCAACCTACAAGTACTAGACCTGAGTTACAACAACTTGTCAGGGAGCGTCCCAGTCTCTACTTACAACATATCGACACTCACATACCTCGGCGTGGGTGCAAATATTCTGGCAGGGGAAATTCCAACTAACATTGGATACACCCTTCCAGCCATCCAAACTTTGGTTATGGGAGTGAACAAATTCCATGGCCGAATCCCCACTTCACTAGCCAACACAACGAATCTTCAACACATTTACCTCGGTAACAATTTGTTTCATGGTGTTGTGCCTTCTCTTGGGACACTTCCCAACCTAGTCTACCTGGATCTAGGCGTTAATCGTCTCGAGGCAGGAGATTGGTCTTTCTTAACCTCATTGACCAACTGCACCCAACTGGTGGAATTATTCTTGGATGCAAACATCCTTCAGGGAGATTTGCCTAGTTCCATTGCAGGCCTTTCAAAGAGCTTAGAGGTATTGTTATTAACAGCAAATAAAATATCAGGCACTATACCACAGGAGATAGAGCAGCTCACAAACATCAAACGTCTTTACATGGAAAAAAATCTGCTTAGTGGAAGTATCCCTCGATCACTTGGAAATCTTCATAACTTGTTTGCCCTAAGCTTATCCCAGAACAAATTTTCCGGACAAATTCCACTATCAATTGGCAGCCTCAGCCAATTGAGCGAGCTATACTTACAGGAAAACAATTTGAGTGGCCCTATCCCAGGAGCTCTAGGAGACTGTAAGAAATTGGACATACTGAACCTCTCTTGTAACAGCTTTGATAGCAGCTTACCAAAGGAGCTCTTTACTCTTTCCAACCTTGCAGAAGGTTTGGACTTATCTCACAACAAACTCTCAGGAGAAATACCATTGGAGGTTGGCAGCTTGGTCAATCTCGGCCCATTGAATATTTCCAATAACCAGTTGTCTGGACAAATACCTTCCACTCTAGGTGAGTGCGTCCACTTGGAGTCACTGCACATGGAGAGGAACAATTTTCATGGGAAAATCCCTCAAACTTTCATTAATTTGAGAGGCATCATTGTGATGGATCTATCTCAAAACAACCTGTCCGGTGACATCCCTGACTTCTTCGAGTCCTTTAGTTCCATGAAGTTTCTCAATTTGTCGTTCAACAACCTTGAGGGACCAGTACCACCAGGTGGAATGTTTGAGAATGAAAGTGAGGTGTTCATACAAGGGAACAAGAAGTTATGTGCCAACACCCCATTGCTAGATTTGCCAATTTGCAATGAAGTGATATCCAAACAAAAGATGTACACCTCCAAGATTCTGAAGGTATTAGCGATTACTGCTCTTTCTTTGGTTCTGTTATCATGCTTTGGTGTCATTATTTGTAACAAGAGAAAGAAAGCCAAACAAGCAGCACATCCATCTGTCAAGGAGTTAAAGAAGTTCACATATGTTGATTTAGTGAAAGCAACAAACGGTTTTTCTTTGGCCAATTTGGTTGGTTCGGGAACATATGGATCTGTGTACGAAGGCATAATCGAGTATGAAGAAAGAGTTGCCATCAAAGTTTTCAAACTTGATCAACTTGGAGCAACAAAGAGTTTCCATGCTGAATGTGAGGCACTGAGAAACACTCGTCATCGTAATCTTGTAAGGGTGATCACCGTATGCTCGACAAGTGACCCAACAGGAAATGAGTTCAAGGCTCTTATTCTTGAGTTTATGGTAAATGGCGACCTAGAGAGTTGGCTCCATCCGACACTACTCCACGAGCATCATCCAGAAAGGCCGTTGTGTTTGGGATCAAGAATTGCAATAGCAGTGGACATAGCTGCGGCTTTGAATTACCTCCATAACCAATGCATGCCTCCTATGGTCCACTGTGATCTGAAGCCTAGCAATGTCCTTCTGAACGATGTCATGGGCGCATGTGTTGGTGACTTCGGGTTGGCTAAGTTCCTACATGGTTATTATTCTTCTTCTGGAATTGATGGTTCTACTTCTACAAGCTTAGTGGGGCCAAGAGGATCAGTTGGATACATTGCACCAG AATATGGATATGGGAGCAAAATCTCGACGGAGGGTGATGTTTACAGCTATGGAGTCATCATCTTAGAGATGCTCACGGGGAAGTGTCCAACTAACGAGATGTTTAAAGATGGCCTGAGCCTTTACAAATTTGTGGAAGATTCATTTCCAGAAAAGATTTCCGAGATTTTAGATCCTAGAATCATCATCCCCTATTATGGGAACCGAGATGAAGAAGAAGCGGGCAGTTCTTCAGGCCAGGAAAATCATCAAATTGCTGCTGGAATAATGGGCTGCATCACGGCTCTTGCTAAGCTTGGCCTGCTGTGCGCTGCGGAGACACCTAAAGATCGCCCAGCAATGCAGGACGTCTACGCTGATGCCATCACAATCAAAGAAGCATTTTCAGCACTGCAGCGCTGA